Proteins encoded within one genomic window of Tabrizicola piscis:
- a CDS encoding DUF2312 domain-containing protein: MADANDPYAVTADELRQFIERFEQLESEKKDVADQQKELMAEAKGRGYDTRVLRKVVAIRKRKPDELAEEEAVLELYKAALGMS, encoded by the coding sequence ATGGCCGACGCGAACGATCCCTATGCCGTGACCGCTGACGAGCTGCGCCAGTTCATCGAACGGTTCGAACAGCTTGAGTCCGAGAAGAAGGACGTTGCCGACCAGCAGAAAGAGCTGATGGCCGAAGCCAAGGGCCGTGGCTATGACACGCGCGTGTTGCGCAAGGTTGTGGCCATCCGCAAGCGCAAGCCGGACGAACTGGCCGAGGAAGAGGCAGTGCTGGAGCTTTACAAAGCCGCCCTTGGCATGAGCTGA